In Streptomyces sp. DG2A-72, one genomic interval encodes:
- a CDS encoding sirohydrochlorin chelatase: protein MSSPTGPASGLPVRMPRPRQPGRHRRPEPLAAPEGAPAFVLAVPGTPSAATRGLSEEVVSIARSELPGLDARIGYLDGDDAEFPTLTSVLAHAAQERAARYEQARAAGVDAQEPDGPVAVVVPLLAGPDGALLRRVRQAVMDSRVAADLTDVLGPHPLLAEALHVRLSEAGLARADRARLFTVATAADGIILASVGGEEAVQAAGITGMLLAARLAVPVMAAALDQDGSISSVAEQLRSSGSQQLALAPYLIGPEIDPGLVDAAAKEAGCSAAEALGPYPAIGKLALAKYTTALGIAPQQPQGSPVR from the coding sequence ATGAGCTCCCCCACTGGGCCCGCGTCCGGCCTGCCAGTACGAATGCCGCGACCTCGTCAGCCCGGGCGGCACCGCCGACCCGAGCCCCTGGCGGCTCCCGAAGGCGCGCCCGCGTTCGTCCTCGCGGTGCCGGGCACGCCCAGCGCCGCCACGCGCGGCCTCTCCGAGGAGGTCGTGAGCATCGCCCGCTCCGAGCTCCCCGGCCTGGACGCGCGGATCGGGTATCTGGACGGGGACGACGCGGAGTTCCCCACGCTCACGTCCGTGCTCGCACACGCCGCCCAGGAGCGCGCGGCCCGTTACGAGCAGGCGCGCGCCGCGGGTGTGGACGCCCAGGAGCCGGACGGCCCCGTCGCCGTCGTCGTACCGCTGCTCGCCGGGCCGGACGGCGCACTGCTGCGCCGGGTCCGCCAGGCGGTCATGGACAGCCGCGTCGCGGCCGATCTGACCGATGTGCTCGGCCCGCACCCGCTGCTCGCCGAGGCGCTGCACGTGCGCCTGTCGGAGGCCGGTCTGGCCCGCGCCGACCGCGCCCGTCTGTTCACCGTGGCGACCGCCGCGGACGGCATCATCCTGGCCTCGGTCGGCGGTGAGGAGGCCGTGCAGGCGGCCGGGATCACCGGCATGCTGCTCGCCGCGCGCCTCGCGGTGCCGGTGATGGCGGCGGCGCTCGATCAGGACGGCTCGATCTCGTCCGTCGCCGAGCAGCTGCGTTCCTCGGGCTCGCAGCAGCTGGCGCTGGCGCCCTATCTGATCGGCCCCGAGATCGACCCGGGCCTGGTCGACGCGGCGGCCAAGGAAGCGGGCTGCTCCGCCGCCGAGGCGCTCGGCCCCTACCCCGCGATCGGCAAGCTCGCGCTGGCCAAGTACACGACGGCGCTGGGCATCGCCCCGCAGCAGCCGCAGGGCTCGCCGGTGCGCTGA
- a CDS encoding lactonase family protein has translation MADGGRRQRRAFIGSFTAAGGAGIVTAAVDPDTGALTVLGSVETVPDPSYLALSPDGNTLYTVSETADGAVAAYRVTGDKPEPAGSPVPVDGSGPTHLSLFTGHVLTANYGSGSVTAVPLRADGTLAPAASGVLRHTGSGPHTPRQQGPHAHQVQPDPSGRWAVSVDLGTDSVRVCTLTDGSLEVHREIALRPGSGPRHLAFHPRGSYAYVLNELTPTVTVCRWDAADGSLKPLAETPVLAGQSAGDAYPSGIVASPDGRFVWTATRGEDVVSTFAVEGEELRLVGTVTCGGHWPRALTAADGFLYAANERSGDVTWFTVDPDTGLPRPGGLIEVTAASCVVIG, from the coding sequence GTGGCAGACGGCGGCAGGCGGCAGCGGCGGGCCTTCATCGGGTCGTTCACGGCGGCCGGGGGCGCCGGGATCGTGACGGCGGCCGTGGATCCGGACACCGGCGCGCTCACCGTTCTCGGCAGCGTGGAGACCGTGCCCGACCCCTCGTATCTCGCCCTTTCGCCTGACGGCAACACGCTCTACACGGTCAGCGAGACCGCCGACGGCGCGGTGGCCGCGTACCGCGTGACCGGCGACAAGCCCGAGCCGGCCGGCTCTCCGGTGCCGGTCGACGGCAGCGGCCCCACGCACCTGAGCCTGTTCACCGGACACGTCCTGACCGCCAACTACGGCTCCGGCAGCGTCACCGCCGTGCCCCTGCGAGCCGACGGCACCCTCGCCCCGGCTGCGTCCGGCGTGCTCCGGCACACCGGCTCCGGCCCGCACACACCGCGCCAGCAGGGCCCGCACGCCCACCAGGTGCAGCCCGACCCGAGCGGCCGGTGGGCCGTCAGCGTGGACCTCGGCACGGATTCCGTACGCGTGTGCACGCTGACCGACGGGAGCCTCGAGGTGCACCGGGAGATCGCCCTGCGCCCCGGTTCCGGGCCCCGGCACCTGGCGTTCCACCCGCGCGGCTCGTACGCGTACGTGCTGAACGAGTTGACCCCAACCGTCACCGTGTGCCGCTGGGACGCAGCAGACGGCTCGCTGAAACCGCTCGCCGAGACTCCGGTGCTGGCCGGGCAGTCGGCCGGTGACGCCTACCCGTCGGGCATCGTCGCGTCGCCCGACGGCCGCTTCGTGTGGACCGCCACCCGCGGTGAGGACGTGGTGTCCACGTTCGCCGTCGAGGGCGAGGAGCTGCGGCTGGTGGGCACGGTCACCTGCGGCGGCCACTGGCCACGGGCCCTCACCGCGGCGGACGGCTTCCTCTACGCCGCGAACGAGCGCTCCGGCGACGTCACCTGGTTCACCGTCGACCCGGACACCGGCCTGCCGCGACCCGGCGGGCTGATCGAGGTGACCGCCGCTTCCTGCGTGGTCATCGGCTGA
- a CDS encoding FUSC family protein, producing the protein MLKRVFMAPDPGRLRLRFAARAVLGVGLAVVVCGLAGHSLAGAVTGGLAALLALFTVTDATVRGQALTTVLLPAVGLPVLAAAAELHDQPGARDLTFLAVVGAGVYARRWGPRGHSLGVFAFMTYFVAQFLHATPGQLPELYAAVLLSVLTASAVRFGLWCYERRLPPAAVPAPPAGTGLARVTTRQAIQATAGAGFALVVGQLLSGERWYWAVGAAWWVFVNTTSRGETLVRGFRRVLGTVIGVGLGLLVAVPLHGAAVPTAVLLAVCVFGIFYTAAVSYTWMMLCVTVLAELLYGLLGVLDPALLALRFAETGVGALGAVLAVLFVLPVTTHTVTDAWIRRALRCVHACTAEAAARLAGNEGADPIARVAELEQLLGRVRLSVAPLVHPLNPMLGRKRRARRVLALLDDCAREIRGLVAVAADPEASHDARLAAACWRVEAAVEALTGGGDVPVSAIEATATEPALAHLHGVERALADLAKPLRAPLRSPLVGA; encoded by the coding sequence GTGCTGAAGAGGGTGTTCATGGCTCCGGACCCGGGGCGGCTGCGGCTGCGCTTCGCCGCCCGGGCCGTCCTCGGCGTCGGCCTCGCGGTCGTCGTCTGCGGCCTCGCCGGCCACTCCCTCGCCGGTGCCGTCACCGGCGGACTCGCCGCGCTGCTCGCCCTGTTCACCGTCACCGACGCCACCGTTCGCGGGCAGGCGCTCACCACCGTGCTCCTGCCCGCCGTCGGCCTGCCCGTCCTAGCCGCCGCGGCCGAGCTGCACGATCAGCCCGGGGCCCGGGACCTCACCTTCCTCGCCGTGGTCGGCGCGGGCGTGTACGCGCGCCGCTGGGGCCCGCGCGGACACAGCCTCGGTGTGTTCGCGTTCATGACCTACTTCGTGGCGCAGTTCCTGCACGCGACCCCCGGGCAGCTGCCCGAGCTGTACGCCGCCGTCCTCCTCTCCGTCCTCACCGCCTCGGCGGTCCGCTTCGGGCTGTGGTGCTACGAGCGCCGGCTGCCCCCGGCCGCCGTGCCCGCCCCGCCGGCCGGCACCGGCCTGGCCCGCGTGACCACCCGCCAGGCGATCCAGGCGACCGCCGGCGCGGGCTTCGCCCTCGTCGTGGGCCAGTTGCTGTCCGGAGAGCGCTGGTACTGGGCCGTCGGCGCCGCCTGGTGGGTCTTCGTCAACACCACCTCGCGGGGCGAGACCCTGGTACGGGGCTTCCGCCGCGTCCTCGGCACCGTGATCGGCGTCGGCCTCGGCCTGCTCGTCGCCGTCCCCCTGCACGGGGCCGCCGTCCCCACGGCCGTCCTGCTCGCCGTCTGCGTGTTCGGCATCTTCTATACGGCCGCCGTGTCCTACACCTGGATGATGCTCTGCGTGACGGTGCTCGCCGAGCTGCTCTACGGCCTGCTGGGCGTCCTCGATCCCGCCCTGCTCGCGCTGCGGTTCGCCGAGACCGGCGTCGGGGCGCTCGGCGCCGTCCTGGCCGTGCTCTTCGTGCTGCCCGTCACCACCCACACCGTCACCGACGCCTGGATCCGGCGGGCCCTGCGCTGCGTCCACGCCTGCACCGCCGAGGCCGCCGCCCGCCTCGCCGGAAACGAAGGCGCCGACCCCATCGCCCGGGTGGCCGAACTGGAGCAGCTGCTCGGCCGCGTACGGCTCTCGGTCGCCCCGCTCGTCCACCCGCTCAACCCGATGCTCGGCCGCAAACGGCGCGCCCGCCGCGTGCTCGCCCTCCTCGACGACTGCGCCCGCGAGATCCGCGGCCTGGTAGCCGTCGCCGCCGACCCCGAGGCATCGCACGACGCGCGCCTCGCCGCGGCCTGCTGGCGCGTCGAGGCCGCCGTCGAGGCGCTCACCGGCGGGGGCGACGTTCCCGTGTCTGCCATCGAGGCCACCGCGACGGAGCCGGCGCTCGCCCACCTCCATGGCGTGGAGCGGGCCCTCGCGGACCTTGCGAAGCCGCTGCGAGCACCATTGCGCTCGCCCCTCGTCGGAGCGTGA
- a CDS encoding Lrp/AsnC family transcriptional regulator: protein MAVDELDTRILRLLLEQPRTSVREYARVLGVARGTLQARLDRLERDGVITGTGPTLSPAALGHPVLAFVHIEVTQGHLDDVGDALAAVPEIVEAFSITGGGDLLTRVVARDNAHLEDVIQKLISLPGVVRTRSEVALRERVPHRLLPLVESIGRAAGK, encoded by the coding sequence ATGGCCGTGGACGAGCTCGACACCCGCATCCTGCGGCTGCTGCTGGAGCAACCCCGGACGAGCGTGCGTGAGTACGCCCGTGTCCTCGGCGTTGCCCGCGGGACGTTGCAGGCCCGCCTGGACCGGCTGGAGCGGGACGGCGTGATCACCGGGACCGGCCCCACGCTCTCCCCCGCCGCACTCGGCCATCCGGTGCTGGCGTTCGTGCACATCGAGGTCACACAGGGCCATCTCGACGATGTGGGCGATGCGCTGGCCGCCGTACCGGAGATCGTGGAGGCCTTCTCGATCACGGGCGGCGGGGATCTGCTGACGAGGGTGGTGGCGCGGGACAACGCGCACCTGGAAGACGTGATCCAGAAACTGATCAGCCTGCCGGGCGTCGTCCGCACCCGGAGCGAGGTGGCCCTGCGTGAACGCGTTCCGCACCGGCTGCTGCCGCTGGTCGAGTCGATCGGCCGCGCGGCAGGGAAATGA
- a CDS encoding beta-L-arabinofuranosidase domain-containing protein: MAPPLSRRFLLQAAALAATASPLSFAASGRAAAAPATPTAADAPATWTTQPFALDEVQLGQGVFADKRQLMLDHARGYDVNRLLQVFRANAGLATGGAVAPGGWEGLDGEANGNLRGHYTGHFMTMLSQAFAGTGEQVFADKIRTMVGALTQVREALRHDPVVLKAAGKFGTAAENVRGSHQYVDLPSAILGGASAITLSAWVKPTHDGNWARIFDFGNDTTRYLYLAARNANGVPRFAITTGGPGGEQGIDGTAALPLNQWSHLAVTLAGGTGTLYVNGTAVAQNTAMTLTPAVLGTLTNNWLGRSNFSTDPVFAGAFDEFNVWSRALTAAEITQLQSSRAADSSAGRGNLASYAFDETTGSAFADASGRGLTATLRRAWGAPSHPGFLAAYPETQFIQLESMTASDYTRVWAPYYTAHKILRGLLDAHAATDDSRALDLASGMGDWMYSRLSQLPEATLQRMWGLFSSGEFGGIVEAIVDLHTLTGKAEHLALARLFDLDKLIDACAANTDTLDGLHANQHIPIFTGLVRLYDATGEARYLTAAKNFWGMVVPVRMYGIGGTSTGEFWRARGVIAGTIGETTAESCCAYNMLKLSRTLFFHEQDPKYMDYYERALYNQVLGSKQDKADAEKPLVTYFIGLTPGHVRDYTPKQGTTCCEGTGMESATKYQDSVYFKKADGSALYVNLYSPSTLTWAEKGVTVGQTTAYPKEQGSTLTIGGGRASFELRLRVPSWAARGFRVTVNGEAVSGTPTAGSYFTVSRTWRGGDTVRVTLPFRLRVEKALDDPSLQTLFYGPVNLVARNSSTSHLQFGLYRNAALSGDLLPTLTPVSGKPLHYTLDGTEFAPFAEGTEDPTHAYFRRSEPRVVFGTRDSGVANPAKTDGTTLLDEVWAGAPFATKAALVARVRSSVNAWVSAGLLSRANGRTVVATAERATFVS, from the coding sequence ATGGCACCGCCCCTCTCCAGACGATTCCTTCTCCAGGCCGCCGCCCTCGCGGCGACGGCCTCACCGCTCTCCTTCGCGGCCTCCGGCCGGGCCGCCGCCGCACCGGCCACACCCACCGCGGCCGACGCACCCGCCACCTGGACCACGCAGCCCTTCGCGCTCGACGAAGTGCAGCTCGGGCAGGGGGTGTTCGCCGACAAGCGGCAGCTGATGCTGGACCACGCCCGCGGCTACGACGTGAACCGGCTGCTCCAGGTCTTCCGCGCCAACGCCGGGCTCGCCACGGGCGGCGCGGTGGCGCCGGGCGGCTGGGAAGGGCTGGACGGCGAGGCCAACGGCAATCTGCGCGGCCACTACACCGGGCACTTCATGACGATGCTGTCGCAGGCCTTCGCCGGCACCGGTGAGCAGGTCTTCGCCGACAAGATCCGCACGATGGTCGGGGCGTTGACACAGGTGCGCGAGGCGCTGCGCCACGACCCGGTGGTACTCAAGGCGGCCGGGAAGTTCGGCACCGCGGCGGAGAACGTCCGCGGCTCCCACCAGTACGTCGATCTCCCCTCCGCCATCCTCGGCGGTGCCTCCGCGATCACCCTGTCCGCCTGGGTGAAGCCCACCCATGACGGCAACTGGGCCCGGATCTTCGACTTCGGCAACGACACCACGCGCTACCTGTACCTGGCCGCACGCAACGCGAACGGCGTCCCCCGCTTCGCCATCACGACCGGCGGCCCCGGCGGCGAGCAGGGCATCGACGGCACGGCCGCGCTGCCGCTGAACCAGTGGAGCCACCTCGCGGTCACGCTCGCGGGCGGCACCGGCACCCTCTACGTCAACGGCACGGCCGTGGCGCAGAACACGGCGATGACCCTCACGCCGGCCGTACTCGGCACCCTGACCAACAACTGGCTCGGCCGCTCCAACTTCTCCACCGACCCCGTCTTCGCGGGCGCCTTCGACGAGTTCAACGTCTGGTCGCGTGCCCTGACCGCCGCCGAGATCACGCAGTTGCAGAGCAGCCGGGCCGCCGACTCCTCGGCCGGACGCGGCAACCTGGCGTCGTACGCCTTCGACGAGACCACCGGCTCGGCCTTCGCGGACGCCTCCGGCCGCGGGCTGACCGCGACGCTGCGCCGCGCCTGGGGCGCGCCCAGCCATCCCGGGTTCCTGGCGGCGTACCCCGAGACGCAGTTCATCCAGCTGGAGTCGATGACGGCCAGCGACTACACGCGGGTGTGGGCGCCTTACTACACCGCCCACAAGATCCTCCGGGGGCTGCTGGACGCGCACGCCGCGACCGACGACAGCCGGGCGCTGGACCTCGCGTCGGGCATGGGCGACTGGATGTACTCCCGGCTGTCGCAGCTGCCCGAGGCCACCCTGCAACGCATGTGGGGCCTGTTCTCCAGCGGTGAGTTCGGCGGCATCGTCGAGGCGATCGTCGATCTGCACACGCTCACCGGCAAGGCCGAACACCTCGCGCTGGCCCGCCTGTTCGACCTGGACAAGCTCATCGACGCCTGCGCCGCGAACACCGACACCCTCGACGGGCTGCACGCCAACCAGCACATACCGATCTTCACGGGTCTGGTCCGGCTGTACGACGCGACGGGCGAGGCCCGTTACCTCACTGCCGCGAAGAACTTCTGGGGCATGGTCGTACCGGTGCGGATGTACGGCATCGGCGGCACCAGCACCGGAGAGTTCTGGCGGGCCCGGGGCGTGATCGCGGGCACGATCGGCGAGACCACCGCCGAGAGCTGCTGCGCGTACAACATGCTCAAGCTCAGCCGGACGCTGTTCTTCCACGAGCAGGACCCGAAGTACATGGACTACTACGAGCGGGCCCTCTACAACCAGGTGCTCGGCTCCAAGCAGGACAAGGCGGACGCGGAGAAGCCGCTCGTCACGTACTTCATCGGTCTGACGCCCGGCCATGTCCGCGACTACACGCCCAAGCAGGGCACCACCTGCTGCGAGGGCACCGGCATGGAGAGCGCCACCAAGTACCAGGACTCGGTGTACTTCAAGAAGGCCGACGGCAGCGCCCTGTACGTCAACCTCTACAGCCCGTCCACGCTGACGTGGGCGGAGAAGGGCGTCACGGTCGGCCAGACCACCGCCTATCCGAAGGAGCAGGGCAGCACGCTCACCATCGGGGGCGGCAGGGCCTCCTTCGAGTTGCGGCTGCGCGTGCCGTCCTGGGCGGCCCGCGGCTTCCGGGTGACGGTCAACGGCGAAGCGGTCAGCGGTACTCCGACGGCCGGAAGCTATTTCACCGTCTCCCGCACCTGGCGCGGCGGCGACACCGTGCGCGTCACCCTCCCCTTCCGGCTCCGGGTGGAGAAGGCCCTCGACGATCCGTCCCTGCAGACCCTGTTCTACGGCCCGGTGAACCTGGTCGCCCGCAACTCCTCCACCAGCCATCTGCAGTTCGGCCTGTACCGCAACGCCGCGCTCTCCGGTGACCTGCTGCCCACCCTCACCCCGGTCAGCGGCAAGCCGCTCCACTACACCCTCGATGGCACGGAGTTCGCCCCCTTCGCCGAGGGCACCGAGGATCCGACGCACGCCTACTTCCGGCGCTCGGAGCCCAGGGTGGTCTTCGGCACCAGGGACTCCGGCGTCGCGAACCCCGCGAAGACCGACGGCACCACGCTGCTCGACGAGGTC